In Nitrosomonas ureae, the sequence TGCCTGCACCCTCTCTTCGCTTTTGATCAGTCGCATTGCGATCTCTCGCTCATTGGAATCCGTAGATAAGTTTTTAGTGAAACGACTGGTGGAAGATAATACAACAATCCGGCGAGCGCCATAGGCTAATAAGAGATCAAAATGCTCTGGTAATATCCAGATGGGAGCGACGCATAACCAAAGAGGAATAGTTTTATTTTCTGTAGGATCGCTAAAATAATCTTTCCTATCAAGCTGCCGCCAAATGATTTGTGGATGATTTTCTGTGAATAAACGACGTGAGAAGGCGGAAATACGATAATCGTTATGTACTAATTGGCGTAGTAAACATTGGCCAACCAAGCTGGTTGCACCCAGCAATCCGACACTCTGTTCATTCATATTTTTATTTTTAATAATCTGTAACAGTATTGTGCAGAAAGAAACATCACGGCAACTCCAAAGCGAGACCATACTGCCAAAGAAACTAATCCCATCAACATCGGCGGATATTGTCGCTGAAAAAATTTCCGATAAAAACGTAACATTCCTTTATGCTTATGCCATGTAACAAAGAAAGGTCGGGAGTGGCTGCAGGTTCCTTGAAAATGGACAACCGGAGCATCCGGTATGAAAACAATTTTCCATTTCTTTTGCTTGAACCGCATACAAAGATCTAAATCTTCGCAATGTAGAAAATAATCTTCATCCCACAGACCCACATCATCGATGGCTTCACGCTTTACCAGCATCAGTGCACCGGAAATTGCTTCGACTTCAATGGGTACAAGGGGCAATGGCTTGTTATTAAGGTGAAAATCAAAAAACAAATGGGGCCAAAATTTCTCTAAGCGATACAATCCAAAAGCACGTACAAAAGCACGCCAAGGAGTCGGTATGGCTCTCCGCCCCCCTCCTTGTTCGGACCCATCAGGATTAACCAGAAAACCACCGACCATACCAATATGAGTATCTGATTCTATTACCTGAACCATACGCTGCATTGAATTTCCCTGCAAAATACAATCAGGGTTTAGGAAAAGAATAAGCGACTGAGTGGACAATTTAAGACCGGCAT encodes:
- a CDS encoding glycosyltransferase family 2 protein — its product is MNFTCNKPVTAVIVNYNSGPLLASCVHAVLQQVRQVVVVDNASSDTSLTELENKLSSEKLLHIVRLHNNVGFAAGCNAGLKLSTQSLILFLNPDCILQGNSMQRMVQVIESDTHIGMVGGFLVNPDGSEQGGGRRAIPTPWRAFVRAFGLYRLEKFWPHLFFDFHLNNKPLPLVPIEVEAISGALMLVKREAIDDVGLWDEDYFLHCEDLDLCMRFKQKKWKIVFIPDAPVVHFQGTCSHSRPFFVTWHKHKGMLRFYRKFFQRQYPPMLMGLVSLAVWSRFGVAVMFLSAQYCYRLLKIKI